In the bacterium genome, AACAAAATTGCAAATCAAAGCATCAAATATTATTGTAATTATATTATAATTTATTAGATACTTATATATCGCTTTTGATTAAATTTTATCTCCACATCACTATATATAAGTATGAAGAGTAATAAAACCAATAACCACGCTGTCTATTCTACAATTAGACCAAACAGAGAGGCACCCGGTTCCCTTTATTCTAAAAAACAGTGTTGGATTATTAAGTGATTACTATGCACACAATAGGATTTTTCTTAAACGGTTTAATAGTCGATCCTGAAAAACATAAAAAACACTGCGACTATTGAAGAAACAGCAAGAAGGGAATGTTATAATTTGCAAACAAATAAGTAAAAAAGCAAAAATTTCCTGTAAAGCAAACCTGTGTGTATTGTTGAACGAATATGCTGCAGGGGTATTGGCCTGATAGACTTATTTAACTCCTAGCAGGTCACTGTAGGCTGTTATTTCCATGTCCCCGTAAATTATCAGAAGTCCCCTACAATGCGCACAGGCCGCAACCGTATGAAAACGCCATCGTCTGGTCAAACGATTGATCGCGTGAACTGCCAAAGGACAAAATACGGAATGGGGATGAGGATAGATACTAAAAAGGTGGTCAACGAGGGCGAGGTATCATCGTATCATCCGAATCCCGGCAGCGTACTTGCTCAATCGTTTGACCAAACTTCATCAGGAAATGAGTTCTATTTTGACTTTTTCAGGATCGACTAATTATTTCCCAGGAAGAAAATCAAACGGATCTGCTTTCACATGATGTATATTAATTTGAAAGTGAAGATGATTCCCGGTCGAAGAGCCGGTTGTCCCGACTTTCCCTATTTTTTCCCCTTGTATCACGGTCTGTCCCTCATGGACCAATATTTCTTTTTGATGCAAATAAGTTGTCACGAGGCCAAAACCATGATAAATAAGGGTTGTATTACCATGCGCTTCAAACTGCCGGGTCAATAAAACAATGCCGTCAGCAGGTGCAACAATAACTGTCCCGCCGGGTGCCGCAATATCGATGCCCCCATGGTACCAAGTATTTTTTCCGCCATTGTAAATTCGTTTTACGCCAAAAACTTCAGATATTCTCCCGCGTACGGGCCATAAAAACCCAGACACCGTCCCAAACCTCTTCTCCAGCGGAATCGCTTCCCTGGCATGCCGCATGATTGCCGATTCTGAAGAAAAATTATACTTTCCAAAATTTTTTATCCATAATCTTGAAACCTTAAAAGGTGACCGCGCAACCACACGATATGAATAATACTTCTTAAAAACAATCCCCCTTTGATCAATCGCGGTCAGTGTCACTGAATAAGCATCCGGAATGGTATCGAGTGGCATACTGATAAAAGTCTCCTGGATCAACCCATCACCTCCGAGAAGAGGTTCCATCCTTATTGTCTGTCCCTGTGTTTGCAGTTCCGCTTGGACAATTTGATCTGATTTTATAATCACCTTCATCGCGTGCCCCGGTTCAATGGTTGACTTGGTGAATGTCAGTTGAAGTAAAGGCGGAAGACTCTTTTTAGAAATTTGCGCACAACCCACACAAACAACCATTGCCACAGCAAGGGTTAACCACTTCTCTCTCATCATCCGGCGACTGCCTTCCAAAAAATTATTTCGCATATAAAACAACTTCAACCCGCTGATTTTTCCTGGCATCTGCAGCTGTGTTACCTTTCGCAATCGGATCCACGCTCCCCCGGCCAATAACCTGAATTTTCCCGGCAGGTATCGCCGCCAACTGCGCAAGAAACGCAGCGACCGTCTCTGCCCGGTTACGTGACAGAACCATTTCACTGCCGGCCGCCTCTTTACGACTACAATAACCATGCACACGTAATAAGTAATCAGTTGGATACTTATTCAAAGTACTCGCAGCATTTGCCAAAACACTTTTGGCTTTCTCATCCAAAACCGCATCACCTTTTTTAAAACGCACACGCACCAAATTAATCGAAAGTGCTTTCTGTCCGGAATAGGCGCCAACATCGCACTGCAATTCCGAACTTTCTGAAACCGTCCGCGTTCCCAAAGCAGACACAACAGTCACGCGACCAAAATAAACACCACCGCCTTGAACCGATTTGCCATCCGCCTGCAATCCATCCCATAGAATTTCCGCCGGCGGTATCCCCTTGCCTTGAAATTCCTTTATTTTTCCATTTTCGGATTTTTCAAAAACCGCCAACCGCCAACTCCGAATTTTCATTTTCCCATTCACGGCGATTGCAAATCGAACGCCTTCACCCTGTTTTGCTTGTGGTTTAAATAATTTCGGTTCAGCCGACAGCGATACCCCGAATTTAGCATAGCGAATCTGAAAAGTAGTACTCGCCTTGGATCGCATGCCCACATCATCGCTAAACACTATTTTGCCGGTGTATGTCCCGGCTGCAGCCACGCTTTTTCGAGTGGGAACCCATTTCACCGACTCGGGAAGCGCACCGTTTCCGCTTTTTCGGAATACGCGTTTTCCTGACGGATTGAGAATGCTGAATTTCCAATCACTACTCCCCGGAATTTTAGGAAACCTAAAAACCAGGGGCTTTTCATTTTTCTTACCGGCCAACATCCGATCACCAGGGCTTTCAAGCGAAAAAGATTTTGCTTTCGTGCGAATTTCAACGTCTTGCGATGCTGCCGCCAATTCCATATTATGTTGGTCCATCACGCGCAAAACAGCTCTATATTTTCCATCAGACAAACGTTTACCGTTTCTATCCCTACCATCCCATTCTAAATTTCTTGGCAGCCGCGTTCCCCCTTTAAAATAGCGAACAACCTCACCCGAACGACTAAGCGTCAAAATCCATCGCGCGACGCGCAGCTGATCGGTCACCAAGCGTCCAACAAAAATCGTCCTGTCCTGCCGCCCATCGTTGTTCGGAGAAAACGGGTTCACCACCACATGCAAACGTAAATCTTGCTGCTGGATATTAAACCCGCCCGCACTCCGCCGACCGGAAAACCGCCCGGAAAAAGAGGCCGGCATTTCAGGCGCAACACCAAGGGAAGCATTCATCTGCCCTGCCGGGCCCACCGGCACAGGAAGCTGATAGGTATAATCATCCTCTTCGTCATCTTCTTCCACCACAGTCGCCGCGTAGACCAATTCCGTTTTTTTTGTTGCTACCGGTTTTTCCTCTTTGGCCACCGCAAATGCGTCTTCCAGTTCGGCCGCACTTTCCAAAGCACTAAACAAGTCATCTTTTTTTTTCTCCGGTTTCCCTTTTTCATCCGCTAAAAATTTCGTCCGCTTTTTCGTCCGCATTGATTTTTTCTGTTCTTTATCAAAACCCCAGGATAAACTAATTACATGATAGGCATCGTGCAGCACCACCGGGAGCTGAAAAGCGTAGTCAATTCGCCAATCAAAAAAATCCGTGCCCACGCCCGCTGTTATCAAACCTTTTTCATCAAATCGTTGTATATAACCCAATCGTCCGGTAAGACCTACACCGCCGACAAGGGAAAAACGATTTTCTATGCCAACGCGCAACACCTGAAATGACTCAAAATAACGATTGGAACTGTTCTGGTTTTCAAAGGTAAGTGTAAAGGCAAGTTCTGAAGATGGAGCGTAATACCCCCCCGCGCGAAACAAACTGGGAAGCATAATGTCTTCCTGGTCGAATTTAAGCGTGGTTTGCGCATCGAGAAGTGCCAGACCGATTTGTAGTGATTTTCCATCAGGATCATCGAAAACATTATAGAGCAGTCCTAAATCCAAGCCGCCGCCCTCAGCCGGCATACCAAACGCGAAAATCGTGTGACGTAAATATTTCCCGGTCACACCCAGCAGTAACTGTCCGTTCCGCGACAATGGAAAAGCAAGCGAAACCAGTAACGAACGGTCATCAACAACTGAACGTAATGGGAAATGAATGGCAGTAAAACCAATCCCGGTTACCAAACCGGTAATAACCGGGATTGATCCGCTAAGATAATATTGGCGTTGATCACCCAAATCTTGGTTGCCAAATCCGATTGCCAATTCAGGCCACCCAACCTGAACAAGTGCTGCCGGATTTGAAAATACCGACTCACTTGTACCGGGAATAGCAACACTGGAACCGGCAAT is a window encoding:
- a CDS encoding M23 family metallopeptidase, which produces MRNNFLEGSRRMMREKWLTLAVAMVVCVGCAQISKKSLPPLLQLTFTKSTIEPGHAMKVIIKSDQIVQAELQTQGQTIRMEPLLGGDGLIQETFISMPLDTIPDAYSVTLTAIDQRGIVFKKYYSYRVVARSPFKVSRLWIKNFGKYNFSSESAIMRHAREAIPLEKRFGTVSGFLWPVRGRISEVFGVKRIYNGGKNTWYHGGIDIAAPGGTVIVAPADGIVLLTRQFEAHGNTTLIYHGFGLVTTYLHQKEILVHEGQTVIQGEKIGKVGTTGSSTGNHLHFQINIHHVKADPFDFLPGK
- a CDS encoding OmpA family protein, whose protein sequence is MRLLKALMITLILLIMAMPVAATRDPNTISGRLSARSTGIAGSSVAIPGTSESVFSNPAALVQVGWPELAIGFGNQDLGDQRQYYLSGSIPVITGLVTGIGFTAIHFPLRSVVDDRSLLVSLAFPLSRNGQLLLGVTGKYLRHTIFAFGMPAEGGGLDLGLLYNVFDDPDGKSLQIGLALLDAQTTLKFDQEDIMLPSLFRAGGYYAPSSELAFTLTFENQNSSNRYFESFQVLRVGIENRFSLVGGVGLTGRLGYIQRFDEKGLITAGVGTDFFDWRIDYAFQLPVVLHDAYHVISLSWGFDKEQKKSMRTKKRTKFLADEKGKPEKKKDDLFSALESAAELEDAFAVAKEEKPVATKKTELVYAATVVEEDDEEDDYTYQLPVPVGPAGQMNASLGVAPEMPASFSGRFSGRRSAGGFNIQQQDLRLHVVVNPFSPNNDGRQDRTIFVGRLVTDQLRVARWILTLSRSGEVVRYFKGGTRLPRNLEWDGRDRNGKRLSDGKYRAVLRVMDQHNMELAAASQDVEIRTKAKSFSLESPGDRMLAGKKNEKPLVFRFPKIPGSSDWKFSILNPSGKRVFRKSGNGALPESVKWVPTRKSVAAAGTYTGKIVFSDDVGMRSKASTTFQIRYAKFGVSLSAEPKLFKPQAKQGEGVRFAIAVNGKMKIRSWRLAVFEKSENGKIKEFQGKGIPPAEILWDGLQADGKSVQGGGVYFGRVTVVSALGTRTVSESSELQCDVGAYSGQKALSINLVRVRFKKGDAVLDEKAKSVLANAASTLNKYPTDYLLRVHGYCSRKEAAGSEMVLSRNRAETVAAFLAQLAAIPAGKIQVIGRGSVDPIAKGNTAADARKNQRVEVVLYAK